The following coding sequences lie in one Micromonospora sp. R77 genomic window:
- a CDS encoding glutamate--cysteine ligase, producing MGRDVEQGAFSREDRVRYRQKVRRCLDVFALMLDDFGFDADRPMTGLEIELNLVDPAAEPAMRNDQILADIADPLFQTELAQFNLELNASPRLIEGTGFADYEQDLRGSLSRAEERAAGSDARIVMVGILPTLTEDHLVAENLSTDERYRVLNDQIVGARGEDIELDIRGVERLQTHTDSIAPEAACTSLQFHLQVAPDSFADYWNASQAIAGVQVAIGANSPFLYGRQLWAETRIALFEQATDTRPDELKAQGVRPRVWFGERWITSIFDLFEENVRYFPPLLPICEDEDPVEVLHAGGVPELGELRLHNGTVYRWNRPVYDIMNGRPHLRVENRVLPAGPTVVDMLANAAFYFGLARGLAESDRPIWSQLTFSSAEENFHAAARRGMDAVLHWPRLGEVPVTKLVLDVLLPKAEQGLDRFGVAPAERDRLLGIIEQRCRTGRNGAVWQTETVWAAERHRGMDRSAALHHMLQCYADLQRGNEPVHTWPVG from the coding sequence ATGGGCAGGGACGTCGAGCAGGGCGCCTTCTCCCGGGAGGACCGGGTCCGCTACCGGCAGAAGGTCCGGCGGTGCCTGGACGTCTTCGCGCTGATGCTGGACGACTTCGGCTTCGACGCGGACCGCCCGATGACCGGGCTGGAGATCGAGCTCAACCTCGTGGACCCGGCCGCCGAGCCGGCCATGCGCAACGACCAGATCCTCGCCGACATCGCCGACCCGCTGTTCCAGACCGAGCTGGCCCAGTTCAACCTCGAACTGAACGCGTCGCCCCGCCTGATCGAGGGCACCGGCTTCGCCGACTACGAGCAGGACCTGCGGGGCAGCCTGAGCCGCGCCGAGGAACGGGCCGCCGGGTCCGACGCCCGGATCGTCATGGTCGGCATCCTGCCCACCCTCACCGAGGACCACCTGGTGGCGGAGAACCTCTCCACCGACGAGCGCTACCGGGTGCTCAACGACCAGATCGTCGGGGCCCGGGGCGAGGACATCGAGCTGGACATCCGCGGCGTCGAGCGGTTGCAGACGCACACCGACTCGATCGCGCCCGAGGCCGCCTGCACCAGCCTCCAGTTCCACCTCCAGGTCGCGCCGGACAGCTTCGCCGACTACTGGAACGCCTCCCAGGCGATCGCCGGTGTGCAGGTGGCGATCGGCGCCAACTCACCGTTCCTCTATGGCCGGCAGCTCTGGGCGGAGACCCGGATCGCCCTCTTCGAGCAGGCCACCGACACCCGGCCGGACGAGCTCAAGGCCCAGGGGGTACGCCCCCGGGTGTGGTTCGGGGAACGCTGGATCACCTCGATCTTCGACCTCTTCGAGGAGAACGTCCGCTATTTCCCGCCGCTGCTCCCGATCTGCGAGGACGAGGACCCGGTCGAGGTGCTGCACGCCGGCGGGGTGCCCGAGCTGGGCGAGCTGCGGCTGCACAACGGCACCGTCTACCGGTGGAACCGGCCGGTCTACGACATCATGAACGGCCGCCCGCACCTGCGGGTGGAGAACCGGGTGCTGCCGGCCGGCCCGACCGTGGTGGACATGCTCGCCAACGCCGCCTTCTACTTCGGGCTGGCCCGGGGGCTGGCCGAGTCGGACCGGCCGATCTGGAGCCAGCTCACCTTCAGCTCGGCCGAGGAGAACTTCCACGCCGCCGCCCGACGGGGCATGGACGCCGTGCTGCACTGGCCCCGGCTGGGCGAGGTCCCGGTCACCAAGCTGGTCCTCGACGTCCTGCTGCCGAAGGCCGAGCAGGGGCTGGACCGGTTCGGCGTCGCGCCGGCCGAACGGGACCGGCTGCTCGGCATCATCGAGCAGCGCTGCCGTACCGGCCGCAACGGCGCGGTGTGGCAGACCGAGACGGTCTGGGCGGCCGAGCGGCACCGGGGGATGGACCGGAGCGCCGCGCTGCACCACATGCTGCAGTGCTACGCCGATCTCCAGCGCGGCAACGAGCCCGTGCACACCTGGCCGGTCGGCTGA
- a CDS encoding PASTA domain-containing protein translates to MTDGYPERAGGSDGPDRTRLLLGGAVATVLLVVIGASGGWVLAGSDDGAPPDRPVAAATTDAATPPTDEPTSSSPRTSGPAPRTTAPSSAGLTVPEVVGTDFESARERLREHKLGWRLVFGTGTGQDVTRSSPAPGTPVRKGVTVTLWVAGPAPAVDVPELTGDDCGDAADDLVEAGLYPRYATGRSGKVSAQEPAAGTAARWNDPVSISCGTGPSASPTPSATP, encoded by the coding sequence ATGACGGACGGATATCCGGAACGGGCGGGCGGGTCGGACGGGCCGGACCGGACCCGGCTGCTGCTCGGCGGCGCGGTGGCGACCGTGCTGCTGGTGGTGATCGGCGCGAGCGGCGGCTGGGTGCTGGCCGGCAGCGACGACGGCGCCCCGCCCGACCGGCCGGTCGCCGCCGCGACCACCGACGCGGCGACCCCGCCCACGGACGAGCCGACCAGTTCGTCGCCCCGTACCAGCGGTCCGGCGCCCCGCACGACGGCGCCCTCCTCGGCCGGGCTGACCGTACCGGAGGTCGTCGGTACGGACTTCGAGTCGGCGCGGGAGCGGCTGCGCGAGCACAAGCTCGGCTGGCGGCTCGTCTTCGGCACCGGCACCGGACAGGACGTCACCCGCAGTTCCCCGGCACCCGGCACGCCGGTCCGCAAGGGGGTCACCGTCACCCTCTGGGTGGCCGGCCCGGCGCCCGCCGTCGACGTACCGGAGCTGACCGGGGACGACTGCGGCGACGCGGCCGACGACCTGGTCGAGGCCGGCCTCTATCCCCGGTACGCCACCGGTCGGTCCGGGAAGGTGAGCGCCCAGGAACCGGCGGCGGGTACGGCGGCCCGGTGGAACGACCCGGTGAGCATCTCCTGCGGCACCGGGCCGTCCGCGTCGCCGACGCCGTCCGCGACACCCTGA
- a CDS encoding PASTA domain-containing protein, whose protein sequence is MSNDRQEPSAGENVDATRPLPRADRSGPPDADATRPIPGDAERPAPANPTAPLPPTPPAWSGRAGVPPPRPPDQSTDWYTEEQADRRWWMPILLGILALALLALIGLGVWLVLRAADEGPAPSPTPSPRPTTAPATSAAPTSAAPSTAPPTTPPATTAAAEVPMPPLVGLPEAAARQILDRLDVDYRVRTRTSEQPAGTVLETDPGAGEPIREGDRVTVVVAGAAAPTSSAGTPTPGPSATSTP, encoded by the coding sequence ATGAGCAACGACCGTCAGGAACCATCCGCCGGGGAGAACGTCGACGCCACCCGCCCGCTGCCCCGGGCGGACCGGAGCGGTCCACCGGACGCGGACGCCACCCGGCCGATCCCCGGCGACGCGGAGCGCCCGGCGCCGGCGAACCCCACGGCACCTCTGCCGCCCACCCCGCCCGCGTGGTCCGGCCGGGCCGGGGTCCCGCCGCCGCGACCGCCCGACCAGTCCACCGACTGGTACACCGAGGAACAGGCCGACCGGCGTTGGTGGATGCCGATCCTGCTGGGCATCCTGGCCCTGGCGTTGCTCGCCCTGATCGGGCTCGGTGTGTGGCTGGTGCTCCGGGCGGCGGACGAGGGTCCGGCACCGTCCCCCACGCCGTCGCCCCGACCGACCACCGCCCCGGCGACCAGTGCCGCACCGACCTCGGCGGCGCCGAGCACCGCACCGCCGACGACCCCGCCCGCCACCACCGCTGCCGCCGAGGTGCCGATGCCGCCGCTGGTGGGACTGCCGGAAGCGGCCGCCCGGCAGATCCTGGACCGGCTGGATGTCGACTACCGGGTGCGGACCCGGACGTCGGAACAGCCGGCCGGCACGGTGCTGGAGACGGACCCCGGGGCGGGTGAGCCGATCCGCGAGGGCGACCGGGTCACCGTCGTGGTCGCCGGGGCCGCGGCCCCGACGAGCAGCGCCGGCACGCCCACGCCCGGCCCGTCGGCCACCTCGACCCCCTGA
- a CDS encoding helix-turn-helix transcriptional regulator — MSERRSPTIRRRRLGAELRRQRETAGITIEAVAEQLECSASKVSRIETGHTTATPRDVRDMLRIYGVVGAESDELVQIAREARQKGWWHPYSTVLVGAYVGLEAAAGSIRAYEQQVVPGLLETEEYAGAMIRAARPDFTADQVHQRVRVRLGRQSLLTQDDPVDLWVVLDEAVLSRPVGGDAVMRGQLQRLVEVAQLPNVTLQVLPFDVGAHAGMDGTFTILSFPEASDPDVVYAENATGGLFLEKSDELQKYSFIFDHIRAAAIRPEESIAHIAKLAEEPLWKSRPRSSPRT; from the coding sequence GTGAGTGAGCGGCGCAGTCCCACGATCCGGCGTCGCCGGCTGGGTGCGGAACTCCGGCGCCAGCGGGAGACCGCCGGCATCACCATCGAGGCGGTCGCCGAGCAGCTGGAGTGCTCGGCCTCCAAGGTCTCGCGGATCGAGACCGGCCACACCACCGCCACCCCACGCGACGTGCGGGACATGCTCCGGATCTACGGGGTCGTCGGCGCCGAGAGCGACGAGCTGGTGCAGATCGCCCGGGAGGCCCGGCAGAAGGGCTGGTGGCATCCGTACAGCACGGTGCTGGTCGGGGCGTACGTGGGGCTGGAGGCGGCGGCCGGTTCCATCCGGGCGTACGAGCAGCAGGTCGTGCCGGGACTGCTGGAGACCGAGGAGTACGCGGGCGCGATGATCCGGGCCGCCCGGCCCGACTTCACCGCCGACCAGGTACATCAACGGGTGCGTGTCCGGTTGGGCCGTCAGTCGTTGTTGACCCAGGACGATCCGGTCGATCTGTGGGTGGTGCTCGATGAGGCGGTGCTGAGCCGGCCGGTGGGCGGCGACGCGGTGATGCGTGGCCAGCTCCAGCGGCTGGTGGAGGTGGCCCAGTTGCCGAACGTGACGTTGCAGGTCCTGCCCTTCGACGTGGGAGCGCACGCCGGCATGGACGGCACCTTCACCATCCTCAGCTTCCCCGAAGCGAGTGATCCCGATGTCGTGTACGCGGAGAACGCCACGGGTGGGCTCTTCCTGGAGAAGAGCGACGAACTGCAGAAGTACAGCTTCATCTTCGATCACATTCGAGCAGCGGCCATACGACCGGAGGAATCCATCGCACACATCGCAAAACTGGCAGAGGAGCCACTGTGGAAATCGCGACCAAGGAGTTCCCCGCGGACCTGA
- a CDS encoding DUF397 domain-containing protein produces MATKEFPADLTQATWFKSSKSGPNCDNCVEVAYVTGAVGVRDSKDKRGPALVFAPGDWHAFVAGARDGVFAGA; encoded by the coding sequence ATCGCGACCAAGGAGTTCCCCGCGGACCTGACGCAGGCGACCTGGTTCAAGAGCTCGAAGAGCGGGCCGAACTGTGACAACTGCGTGGAGGTCGCGTACGTGACCGGGGCGGTCGGGGTCCGGGACTCGAAGGACAAGCGGGGTCCCGCTCTGGTCTTCGCCCCGGGTGACTGGCACGCCTTCGTCGCCGGCGCCAGAGACGGTGTGTTCGCCGGGGCCTGA
- a CDS encoding WecB/TagA/CpsF family glycosyltransferase — MTTGTKRNVLGVLVDATDYTRATEAVLAAARDRRPMALTALAVHGVMTGVLDPPHNARLNSFDVVTPDGQPVRWALNLLHGAGLTDRVYGPELTLRVLCRFADEGLPVYLYGSTEETLARLIPALEAKFPALKIAGVEPSKFRQVQPGEDVEIADRIKASGARLVLVGLGCPRQEVFAYAMRPLLDMPMMAVGAAFDYHAGLLRNPPPWMQRAGLEWFWRLGLEPKRLWRRYVILNPAYLARLAAQKTGLWKATPPPPATERPATFAV; from the coding sequence ATGACCACCGGCACCAAGCGGAACGTCCTCGGCGTGCTGGTCGACGCGACCGACTACACCCGGGCCACGGAGGCGGTGCTGGCGGCGGCGCGGGACCGCCGGCCGATGGCGCTCACCGCGCTGGCCGTGCACGGCGTGATGACCGGCGTGCTCGACCCGCCGCACAACGCCCGGCTGAACTCGTTCGACGTGGTCACCCCGGACGGCCAGCCGGTCCGCTGGGCGCTCAACCTGCTGCACGGCGCCGGCCTCACCGACCGGGTCTACGGCCCGGAGCTCACCCTGCGGGTGCTGTGCCGCTTCGCCGACGAGGGCCTGCCGGTCTACCTGTACGGCTCGACCGAGGAGACCCTGGCCCGGCTGATCCCGGCGCTGGAGGCGAAGTTCCCGGCCCTGAAGATCGCCGGGGTGGAACCGTCGAAGTTCCGGCAGGTGCAGCCCGGCGAGGACGTCGAGATCGCCGACCGGATCAAGGCCAGCGGGGCCCGGCTCGTCCTGGTCGGGCTCGGCTGCCCCCGCCAGGAGGTCTTCGCGTACGCGATGCGACCGCTGCTGGACATGCCGATGATGGCGGTCGGGGCGGCCTTCGACTACCACGCGGGCCTGCTGCGCAACCCGCCGCCGTGGATGCAGCGCGCCGGCCTGGAGTGGTTCTGGCGGCTCGGCCTGGAACCGAAGCGACTCTGGCGCCGGTACGTGATCCTCAACCCGGCCTACCTGGCCCGGCTGGCGGCGCAGAAGACCGGCCTGTGGAAGGCCACTCCACCGCCCCCGGCCACGGAACGTCCCGCCACCTTCGCCGTCTGA
- a CDS encoding NAD-dependent epimerase/dehydratase family protein: MSVALVTGSGGLIGSEAVRHFAGLGLDVVGIDNDMRQEFFGAEASTAWNVRRLTDELGSAYSHHSIDIRDRAALGKLFARYGHDIAVVIHTAAQPSHDWAVRDPFTDFDVNAGGTLNVLQNVREHCIEAPVIHCSTNKVYGDRPNSLPLVELETRYELPEDHPYFQGIREDMSIDACLHSVFGASKVAADVMVQEYGRYFGMRTACFRGGTLTGPAHSATELHGFLGYVMRANMERRTYKIFGYQGKQVRDAIHSSDVVSAFEAFFRNPRSAAVYNLGGGRHSNISMREVFALAQEITGHEMISEYVEANRIGDHKWWIGSNEAFQADYPDWKQVYDVPMIAREIYEANVDKWVPQA; this comes from the coding sequence GTGAGTGTCGCGTTGGTGACCGGCTCGGGCGGTCTCATCGGCTCCGAGGCGGTCCGGCACTTCGCCGGCCTCGGTCTCGACGTGGTCGGCATCGACAACGACATGCGGCAGGAGTTCTTCGGCGCCGAGGCGTCGACCGCGTGGAACGTGCGGCGGCTGACCGACGAGCTGGGGTCGGCGTACTCGCACCACAGCATCGACATCCGGGACCGGGCCGCGCTGGGCAAGCTCTTCGCCCGGTACGGCCACGACATCGCCGTGGTGATCCACACCGCTGCCCAGCCGTCGCACGACTGGGCCGTGCGCGACCCGTTCACCGACTTCGACGTCAACGCCGGCGGCACCCTCAACGTGCTGCAGAACGTCCGCGAGCACTGCATCGAGGCGCCGGTGATCCACTGCTCGACCAACAAGGTCTACGGCGACCGGCCGAACAGCCTGCCCCTGGTGGAGCTGGAGACCCGCTACGAGCTGCCCGAGGACCACCCCTACTTCCAGGGCATCCGCGAGGACATGTCGATCGACGCCTGCCTGCACTCGGTCTTCGGCGCCTCCAAGGTCGCCGCCGACGTGATGGTCCAGGAGTACGGCCGCTACTTCGGCATGCGAACCGCCTGCTTCCGGGGCGGCACGCTGACCGGCCCGGCCCACTCGGCCACCGAGCTGCACGGCTTCCTCGGCTACGTGATGCGGGCCAACATGGAGCGCCGGACGTACAAGATCTTCGGCTACCAGGGCAAGCAGGTCCGGGACGCGATCCACAGCTCGGACGTGGTGTCGGCGTTCGAGGCGTTCTTCCGCAACCCGCGCTCGGCGGCGGTCTACAACCTGGGCGGCGGCCGGCACTCCAACATCTCGATGCGCGAGGTCTTCGCGCTGGCCCAGGAGATCACCGGCCACGAGATGATCAGCGAGTACGTCGAGGCGAACCGGATCGGCGACCACAAGTGGTGGATCGGCTCGAACGAGGCGTTCCAGGCCGACTACCCAGACTGGAAGCAGGTCTACGACGTGCCGATGATCGCGCGCGAGATCTACGAGGCCAACGTGGACAAGTGGGTGCCGCAGGCATGA
- a CDS encoding DUF3662 and FHA domain-containing protein, whose protein sequence is MSSGPEEEPVSVLQRFEKRLEGLVEGAFAKVFKGVVHPVEILNAMQREAEAHKAILAGGRTLVPNRYVIDLSPYDHSRLAPYAAALAQELAQSQAEFIGEQAWTVYGDVIVEIERGEGLDTGMFRVTAEVYTGGDVAPVSAPGGYDAGPPAYPAYDQGGGYGPPPGHGGGRNVRLVSGDGRTYPLQMGSTVIGRGDQANLRLPDVGISRRHARLDFDGGQVVLTDLGSTNGTMVNGQRVSAVALNPGDMIQLGTTTLTFRVDG, encoded by the coding sequence ATGTCCTCGGGACCCGAGGAGGAGCCGGTGAGCGTGCTGCAACGCTTCGAGAAGCGTCTGGAAGGCCTGGTAGAGGGGGCCTTCGCCAAGGTCTTCAAAGGGGTGGTCCACCCCGTGGAGATCCTCAACGCCATGCAGCGGGAGGCCGAGGCGCACAAGGCGATCCTGGCCGGTGGGCGCACGTTGGTGCCCAACCGCTACGTGATCGATCTCTCGCCGTACGACCACAGTCGGCTGGCGCCGTACGCCGCCGCGCTGGCCCAGGAACTGGCCCAGTCGCAGGCGGAGTTCATCGGCGAGCAGGCCTGGACGGTCTACGGCGACGTGATCGTGGAGATTGAGCGCGGCGAGGGGCTGGACACCGGGATGTTCCGGGTCACCGCCGAGGTCTACACCGGTGGCGACGTCGCCCCGGTCTCCGCGCCCGGCGGTTACGACGCCGGCCCGCCGGCCTACCCGGCGTACGACCAGGGCGGCGGCTACGGTCCCCCGCCCGGCCACGGTGGCGGTCGCAACGTGCGGCTGGTCTCCGGCGACGGGCGTACCTATCCGCTCCAGATGGGGTCGACGGTGATCGGCCGCGGTGACCAGGCCAACCTGCGCCTGCCCGACGTCGGGATCTCCCGGCGACACGCCCGGCTGGACTTCGACGGTGGGCAGGTCGTGCTGACCGACCTCGGCTCCACGAACGGGACGATGGTCAACGGCCAGCGTGTCTCGGCGGTCGCCCTCAACCCCGGCGACATGATCCAGCTCGGCACGACCACCCTGACCTTCCGCGTGGACGGCTGA